One Silene latifolia isolate original U9 population chromosome 4, ASM4854445v1, whole genome shotgun sequence DNA segment encodes these proteins:
- the LOC141652688 gene encoding tRNase Z TRZ1-like: MEKKEEKQINEGLKIEGYKIEGISIGGQETCIIFPSLSLAFDIGKCPRLAVNQEFLFISHGHLDHIGGLPMYVSMRGLLSMKPPTIIVPKSIKENVERLFDVHRAIDQSELNHKLVGLDVGEEFYIRKDLKVKAFRTHHVIPSQGYVVYSFKQKLKPKYIGLPGNEIKELKTSGVEITDTSCSPEIAFTGDTTAEFIVDPSNVDVLRAKILVMECTFVDDRATVAHAKDYGHTHLAEVVKYTEMFQNKAILLTHFSARYQADEIREAVSRLPEAFAGRIFTLTEGF, from the exons AT GGAGAAGAAGGAGGAGAAGCAGATTAATGAAGGTTTAAAGATTGAAGGATATAAAATCGAAGGAATTTCGATTGGTGGACAAGAAACTTGCATAATTTTCCCTAGTCTTAGCCTCGCTTTCGATATCGGAAAATGTCCTCGTCTCGCTGTTAATCAAGAATTTCTCTTCATTTCTCATGGACACTTGGATCACATT GGTGGGCTGCCTATGTATGTATCAATGCGTGGCTTATTGTCGATGAAGCCTCCAACCATAATTGTGCCTAAGTCTATAAAAGAGAATGTGGAACGACTTTTTGATGTGCATAGAGCAATTGACCAGTCTGAGTTGAATCATAAATTAGTTGGTCTCGATGTAG GAGAAGAGTTCTACATTCGAAAGGATCTAAAAGTGAAAGCGTTTAGAACACATCATGTCATCCCTAGTCAG GGTTATGTTGTTTATTCATTCAAGCAGAAACTCAAGCCGAAGTATATTGGGCTTCCTGGAAATGAAATCAAGGAATTAAAGACTTCTGGTGTCGAG ATTACGGATACCTCCTGTTCACCTGAGATAGCATTCACTGGAGATACAACAGCTGAATTTATTGTTGATCCATCTAATGTTGATGTGCTAAGAGCAAAGATTCTTGTAATGGAG TGCACCTTTGTAGATGACAGAGCTACTGTTGCGCATGCAAAAGATTATGGACATACACATCTTGCAGAG GTTGTAAAATATACAGAGATGTTTCAGAATAAAGCGATTCTTCTCACCCATTTCTCAGCAAGATACCAAGCAGAT
- the LOC141652008 gene encoding uncharacterized protein LOC141652008, producing MMLTEAGVQHMEEGITLVLSRWSELQHAVACGWGGPHSRDKASRFRDSILRFFSASNRKDLDDLEDLLAQWTDSFSLILEVDSIAEVAHILMNMYEECLVNNYQSIQKLREAVVRPPHAAKAVYISDPNEEEEPEEDVGSTTTTNLSVSLTDHEEDCETMELDEAPWIQVPSKQRKGKKK from the exons ATGATGCTAACAGAAGCTGGAGTTCAACATATGGAAGAAGGAATAACACTTGTTTTATCACGTTGGTCGGAACTTCAACATGCCGTAGCTTGTGGATGGGGAGGACCTCATTCCCGTGACAAAGCATCTCGTTTTCGAGACTCAATTCTCCGTTTCTTCTCCGCTTCTAATCGTAAAG ATTTGGACGATTTGGAAGATTTGCTTGCACAATGGACGGATTCATTCTCTTTGATACTCGAAGTTGATAGCATTGCGGAG GTGGCACATATACTGATGAATATGTATGAAGAATGCTTGGTAAACAATTATCAAAGCATTCAAAAGCTTAGGGAAGCCGTAGTCCGGCCTCCTCATGCCGCAAAG GCGGTCTATATTAGCGATCCTAATGAGGAGGAGGAGCCCGAGGAGGATGTAGGTTCAACCACGACGACTAATTTATCAGTGTCTTTAACCGATCATGAGGAAGACTGCGAGACAATGGAGTTAGATGAAGCTCCTTGGATACAAGTTCCATCAAAACAGAGGAAGGGTAAGAAAAAGTAG
- the LOC141652007 gene encoding uncharacterized protein LOC141652007, translating into MKKLKSTMIRVDWSRLPDDLLRRIVENYLTTVKDYVIFSCVCRSWYSIARDLDKSELRKKWSRQMPLLMLTDGNTDIYDTKTKCRSFYVYKSLNTYDIRRFNVKDYVKGYDFETKQYIHSDEDDEDTDNDNNNGEDRNASRCLLNLSGGMNKCYKANLPEAYGRSCWGTRYGWIVTLGCDRQMNLLNPLTKATLPLPSQKTFPFPWKGASGKTIRWTFMERAVLLLVPRDNGCHSHISRDSPCSATDYDDSIWLVVALHHDKLASIAKPGDSSWTPILRPSRSDSNFHYLEDVTYCSHLKSLLFVDNNMKVFICDLSDIEHPQVLIPYFKGRKI; encoded by the coding sequence atgaagaaattgaAAAGCACAATGATACGAGTTGATTGGTCTAGACTTCCGGATGATTTATTGAGGCGAATTGTTGAGAATTATTTGACAACAGTCAAAGATTATGTCATATTCTCTTGTGTTTGTCGATCTTGGTATTCGATTGCTCGTGATTTGGATAAGTCGGAACTAAGAAAAAAGTGGAGTCGTCAAATGCCGTTGCTAATGCTAACTGATGGCAACACTGACATATATGATACTAAGACCAAGTGTAGGAGTTTCTATGTCTATAAATCGTTGAACACGTACGATATCAGACGATTTAATGTTAAAGACTATGTCAAGGGTTAtgatttcgagacaaaacaatatATTCATAGTGACGAAGATGATGAGGATACtgataacgataataataatggTGAAGATAGGAATGCATCAAGATGTCTGCTGAACCTGAGTGGCGGAATGAACAAGTGCTACAAAGCAAACCTCCCTGAAGCCTACGGGAGGTCTTGTTGGGGAACGCGTTATGGTTGGATAGTGACCTTAGGATGTGATCGACAAATGAACTTGTTAAACCCTCTTACCAAAGCTACCCTCCCCCTCCCTTCCCAAAAGACCTTCCCCTTTCCATGGAAGGGAGCGAGTGGCAAAACTATTAGATGGACATTTATGGAAAGAGCTGTCTTACTCCTAGTACCTCGAGACAATGGTTGTCATAGTCATATAAGCCGTGACTCACCTTGTTCCGCTACTGATTACGATGATAGTATTTGGCTTGTGGTGGCACTACACCATGATAAACTTGCTAGTATTGCCAAGCCAGGGGATTCGTCATGGACACCAATTCTTAGGCCATCTCGCAGTGATAGCAACTTTCATTACTTGGAGGATGTCACATATTGCAGTCATTTGAAATCGCTACTATTTGTCGACAATAATATGAAGGTTTTTATTTGCGACCTTAGTGACATTGAACACCCCCAAGTTCTAATACCCTATTTTAAGGGTCGGAAAATTTAG